The following are from one region of the Methanococcoides methylutens genome:
- a CDS encoding ATPase domain-containing protein, with translation MNLMRSEILGLDKILKGGFPKPSAILIAGPAGSGKTTIAMQSIFTASEKKEVCMYVTSLNEPIAMVNNFMSKLSFYNISLLSTGNMNYIPIGTETLDKGIYSFMWNLEESIEKIKPDRIVIDPITAIGSTLDKEAKRRFYYDLFLRMKKWDALVIATGEFTEEELMTSDLSHVSDGVIYLSDDEVNKRRVRHLEILKLRGQGYRTGKHPFTITDEGVILHKQELPEPDIPYSTTRVSTGVSGLDSMTEGGVFEGSTMLISGSCGTGKTTIGTQFIAEGANAGEKGMIVSFVESDKQTINNARSIGHDISGHIASGLVNVIYTNPSDLEAGEHAIKLRSMIKEMDIKRIFVDDIHVFSDLMTPFDAKDHIKLLADIFRSNGITSMFAQITDVSKTIRDFNDYGMDSSVLLSLREEEGHTEKTISVIKMRGSAHDTGIRQFEVRSSGIDIILPSSQ, from the coding sequence ATGAATCTGATGAGATCGGAGATACTGGGACTTGATAAGATCCTGAAGGGTGGATTCCCAAAACCTTCTGCCATACTTATCGCAGGTCCTGCCGGATCTGGAAAGACCACAATTGCAATGCAGTCTATTTTTACTGCTTCTGAGAAAAAGGAAGTATGCATGTATGTCACATCATTGAACGAACCTATTGCGATGGTCAACAACTTCATGTCAAAGCTCAGTTTTTACAATATATCCCTGCTGTCCACCGGCAACATGAACTACATACCCATCGGCACCGAGACACTTGACAAAGGCATCTATTCGTTCATGTGGAACCTCGAGGAATCCATCGAAAAGATAAAGCCGGATCGAATTGTCATTGACCCGATAACAGCTATTGGAAGCACTCTTGACAAGGAAGCGAAACGCAGGTTCTATTATGATCTTTTCCTGCGCATGAAAAAATGGGATGCTCTGGTAATTGCCACCGGGGAGTTCACAGAAGAAGAACTTATGACAAGCGACCTTAGCCATGTTTCCGACGGTGTCATCTACCTTTCCGACGATGAGGTCAACAAACGCCGGGTGCGCCACCTTGAGATACTTAAACTAAGAGGCCAGGGTTACAGGACCGGCAAACATCCATTTACAATAACAGATGAAGGCGTGATCCTCCACAAGCAGGAACTGCCTGAACCCGATATACCATATTCGACCACCCGCGTCTCAACAGGAGTTTCCGGGCTTGACAGTATGACAGAAGGAGGAGTTTTTGAAGGTTCCACAATGCTCATATCCGGCAGCTGTGGCACCGGTAAAACAACCATCGGAACCCAGTTCATTGCAGAGGGAGCAAACGCCGGTGAAAAAGGCATGATCGTTTCCTTTGTCGAATCCGATAAACAGACGATCAACAATGCAAGATCTATAGGACATGATATTAGCGGCCATATTGCCTCCGGACTCGTCAATGTCATTTACACCAACCCTTCAGACCTTGAAGCAGGAGAACATGCCATCAAACTCCGGTCAATGATAAAGGAAATGGACATAAAACGTATTTTTGTAGACGATATCCATGTTTTCAGCGACCTTATGACTCCTTTTGATGCGAAGGACCATATCAAGCTCCTTGCAGACATCTTCAGATCCAACGGTATCACATCAATGTTTGCACAAATAACTGATGTGAGCAAAACGATACGGGATTTCAATGACTATGGAATGGATTCATCTGTCCTCCTTTCCCTTAGAGAAGAGGAAGGACATACCGAAAAGACGATCTCAGTAATCAAAATGCGTGGAAGTGCACACGATACCGGCATCCGGCAATTCGAGGTCAGAAGTTCCGGAATTGACATCATATTGCCATCCTCCCAGTGA
- a CDS encoding NAD+ synthase gives MELDSMDMEKAKDIIVDFIGTKLGEAGISGAVVGISGGIDSALVAYLAVEALGAENVLGIHMPENATPGSEVNDAKEVAERLGIDFKIVNISDILATYKDTMPDISEATAPVDGNLKARIRMSVLYYYANMLGRVVMGTGNKTEILLGYFTKYGDGGVDLEPIGDLYKTEVREMSEMLDMPESILNKAPSAGLWEGQTDEEDLGVPYETIDKVLEPILAGEGQERVSARLGVPMTDITSLMKRLRLNMHKRTSPPIADLDELRED, from the coding sequence ATGGAACTTGATAGCATGGATATGGAAAAAGCGAAGGACATTATTGTGGATTTTATCGGGACTAAGCTGGGTGAAGCAGGTATCTCCGGAGCTGTTGTAGGCATCAGCGGTGGCATCGATTCAGCACTGGTGGCATACCTTGCTGTTGAAGCGCTGGGTGCTGAGAATGTATTGGGTATCCATATGCCGGAGAACGCTACTCCCGGATCCGAAGTAAATGATGCAAAAGAGGTTGCAGAAAGGCTGGGTATCGACTTCAAGATCGTTAATATCTCTGACATCCTTGCTACTTACAAGGATACGATGCCTGACATCTCTGAAGCCACAGCTCCTGTTGATGGTAACCTGAAAGCAAGGATCAGGATGTCTGTACTTTACTACTATGCCAATATGCTTGGCAGGGTCGTGATGGGTACCGGTAACAAGACGGAGATCCTTCTGGGATACTTCACAAAATACGGGGATGGCGGTGTTGACCTTGAACCCATTGGTGACCTTTACAAGACCGAGGTCAGGGAAATGTCAGAGATGCTTGATATGCCTGAAAGCATACTCAACAAGGCACCTTCTGCAGGATTGTGGGAAGGCCAGACCGATGAGGAGGACCTTGGTGTTCCCTACGAGACCATCGACAAGGTCCTTGAACCTATCCTTGCAGGTGAAGGTCAGGAACGTGTGAGTGCAAGGCTTGGAGTTCCCATGACGGACATAACTTCACTGATGAAGCGCTTAAGGCTCAATATGCACAAAAGGACAAGTCCTCCGATAGCTGATCTCGATGAGCTTCGGGAAGACTGA
- a CDS encoding tRNA(Ile)(2)-agmatinylcytidine synthase: protein MIIAIDDTDSREGMCTTYLCAMLMDELKEYGNIIDSPILIRLNPTIPYKTRGNASTAFEIDTREPEKVMEHVISRVEELAELQSDMTNPGIVFIPEGEQEKAKKALGNFFMQAVREVLEIEDAKNLISELGLPSKGLKNGRGLIGALAACGAMLNPGWDHTYEYLAYREKNAWGTPREVDEESVRKADLETYPDTWDTVDFANDLVVCIPHAGDPVLFGIRGNSIDVVTRTSQMISSEPVERHMVYRTDQGTDLHLIPVEKISDIRDLHSYTIEVTVATDPETIRGGHTIFSIRDDSGDEMDCAAYEPTKNFRELARKFIPGDRIVFSGSVKNNTLNIEKLKIISLAEKYESVNPSCPECGKNMKSAGKGQGYRCRKCGTSADCAELVKVERDLETGIYEVPPCARRHLAMPLVRCVKEKKEGEEDGKIFPSR, encoded by the coding sequence ATGATCATAGCTATAGATGATACCGATTCCAGAGAGGGAATGTGCACTACATACCTGTGTGCAATGCTAATGGATGAGCTGAAAGAGTACGGCAATATCATAGACAGCCCGATACTCATACGCCTCAATCCCACAATACCCTACAAGACTCGTGGAAATGCATCTACAGCCTTTGAAATTGATACCAGGGAACCGGAAAAGGTCATGGAACATGTTATCTCAAGAGTTGAAGAGCTGGCAGAACTTCAAAGCGATATGACAAACCCGGGAATCGTGTTCATCCCCGAAGGAGAGCAGGAAAAGGCAAAGAAAGCACTCGGGAACTTCTTCATGCAGGCAGTACGTGAGGTACTGGAAATAGAGGATGCAAAGAACCTTATTTCAGAACTTGGCCTGCCATCAAAGGGATTAAAGAATGGAAGAGGCCTTATAGGTGCCCTTGCTGCCTGCGGTGCCATGCTAAATCCCGGATGGGATCACACTTATGAGTACCTTGCATACAGGGAAAAAAATGCATGGGGAACACCAAGGGAAGTTGATGAGGAAAGTGTAAGGAAAGCAGACCTGGAAACATATCCGGACACCTGGGATACTGTGGACTTTGCAAACGACCTTGTGGTCTGTATCCCGCATGCAGGAGACCCTGTGCTTTTCGGTATCCGTGGTAACAGCATCGATGTGGTAACAAGAACATCACAGATGATAAGCTCCGAACCTGTGGAACGACACATGGTATACCGGACAGACCAGGGAACAGACCTTCACCTTATACCTGTAGAAAAGATTTCGGACATCAGGGACCTCCATTCCTACACCATCGAAGTTACGGTGGCAACAGATCCGGAGACCATCAGAGGAGGACATACAATATTCTCCATCCGGGACGATTCAGGAGACGAGATGGACTGTGCTGCTTATGAGCCTACCAAGAACTTCAGGGAACTCGCCCGTAAGTTCATCCCGGGAGACAGGATTGTCTTCTCAGGTAGTGTCAAGAACAATACACTGAACATCGAAAAATTAAAGATAATATCCCTTGCAGAAAAATATGAATCCGTTAACCCTTCGTGCCCGGAATGTGGCAAAAATATGAAATCCGCAGGCAAAGGGCAGGGTTATCGCTGCAGGAAGTGTGGAACATCTGCAGACTGCGCTGAACTTGTTAAAGTGGAAAGAGACCTTGAAACAGGAATATATGAGGTCCCCCCATGCGCACGCAGGCATCTTGCAATGCCCCTTGTACGCTGTGTGAAAGAAAAAAAGGAAGGAGAAGAAGATGGGAAGATATTCCCATCAAGATGA
- a CDS encoding transcriptional regulator, whose protein sequence is MTKDILIHQIIEVLERADFTVSNRCNIRPRSFDLAARQDNTLLFCKVLYNIDGLNEETAREMITLAEYLGGYPILVGAKTRDQMLEDSVVYMRYDIPALNVQTLYDYFVESVPPLVSAAPGGLYVSIDGDVLKNARMDISMSLGALASELGVSRRTISKYEEGQMDASIDIVLHLEEILDVALAKSIDILRSFEKELEPASTKEEEPERATPPNDNILNLIYTLGYDVLSTNQAPFKAVSKDYSSTFLTGVSEYSNAMLKRAHLMSSISDVIQTQSVFIVEGKSRYESVENTVLIERDELNSLSDADDLETLINERARHRKEN, encoded by the coding sequence ATGACAAAGGATATTCTGATACATCAGATCATTGAAGTATTGGAACGCGCTGATTTCACGGTTTCAAATCGATGCAATATCAGGCCTCGGAGCTTCGATCTCGCTGCACGTCAGGATAATACGCTCCTATTCTGTAAGGTCTTATACAACATTGACGGTCTGAACGAAGAGACTGCCCGGGAAATGATAACTCTGGCAGAGTACCTTGGTGGTTATCCGATACTTGTGGGTGCAAAGACACGTGACCAGATGCTTGAGGATAGCGTAGTGTATATGAGATATGATATACCTGCGTTGAATGTCCAGACGCTTTATGATTATTTTGTGGAGAGTGTTCCCCCGCTTGTATCTGCAGCACCTGGCGGTTTGTATGTGTCCATCGACGGTGATGTGCTGAAAAACGCAAGAATGGACATCTCTATGTCACTGGGAGCGCTCGCTTCCGAGCTTGGAGTATCCCGCCGTACCATTAGTAAATATGAAGAAGGGCAGATGGATGCTTCAATTGACATTGTATTGCATCTTGAGGAGATCCTTGATGTTGCACTTGCAAAGTCCATTGACATCCTGCGCAGCTTTGAGAAAGAACTGGAACCTGCAAGTACCAAAGAAGAAGAGCCAGAGAGGGCTACTCCTCCAAATGACAATATCCTCAACCTGATCTATACGCTGGGCTATGATGTTCTTTCAACGAACCAGGCACCATTTAAGGCGGTATCCAAGGATTATTCCAGTACTTTCCTTACAGGTGTTAGCGAATACAGCAATGCAATGCTAAAGCGAGCCCACCTCATGAGCAGTATATCGGATGTTATCCAGACACAATCTGTTTTCATTGTGGAAGGTAAGAGCAGGTATGAGTCCGTGGAGAACACAGTTCTTATCGAGAGGGATGAACTTAATTCATTATCCGATGCAGACGACCTTGAAACCCTTATTAATGAGAGGGCAAGGCACAGAAAGGAAAACTGA
- the purN gene encoding phosphoribosylglycinamide formyltransferase translates to MTLNIAVLVSGRGSNLQSIIDNIENGYIPDAAIKVVVSDKGDAYALERAKDNGIDAVFVDPSAFGGKKGYEEEVLRTLAKYDIQLVLLAGYMRIIGRDVIEAYKNRMMNIHPALLPSFMGLHAQKQAFDYGVKVAGCTVHFVDEGMDTGPIILQRCVPVLEGDTEDTLAGRILEQEHKIYPEAVKLFAEDRLKVDGRIVSIL, encoded by the coding sequence ATGACTCTCAATATTGCAGTTCTTGTCTCTGGACGCGGTTCGAACCTGCAGTCCATTATTGATAACATTGAAAATGGCTATATTCCGGATGCTGCCATCAAAGTGGTTGTCAGTGATAAAGGGGATGCCTATGCACTTGAGAGGGCTAAAGATAACGGTATTGATGCGGTATTCGTGGATCCTTCGGCATTTGGCGGAAAGAAGGGCTATGAGGAAGAGGTTCTTAGGACGCTTGCAAAATATGATATACAGCTGGTTCTCCTTGCAGGATACATGCGTATCATTGGCAGGGATGTAATAGAAGCATATAAGAACCGTATGATGAACATCCATCCCGCACTTTTACCATCCTTCATGGGCCTGCATGCACAGAAACAGGCATTTGATTACGGTGTCAAGGTCGCTGGCTGCACAGTGCATTTCGTCGATGAGGGTATGGACACCGGACCAATAATCCTCCAGAGATGTGTTCCCGTGCTTGAGGGGGACACCGAGGACACTCTTGCAGGTCGCATCCTGGAACAGGAGCATAAGATCTACCCCGAGGCCGTAAAACTGTTCGCAGAGGACAGATTGAAGGTGGACGGTAGGATCGTATCTATCTTATAA
- the glyA gene encoding serine hydroxymethyltransferase, which translates to MSYISDIDPEIANALELEANRQDYKLNLIASENYTSRAVMEAQGCIMTNKYAEGYSGKRYYGGCEFVDIAETLAIERAKEIFNAEHVNVQPHSGSGANMAVYFSVLKPGDKIMSMDLSHGGHLSHGSPVSFSGQLYNIVPYGVSKENEMLDYDALMEMAKEEKPQMIVVGASAYSRTIDFKRFREIADAVGAYLLADVAHIAGLIAAGVHPNPFPHADFVTTTTHKTLRGPRGGMVMCKEEYAKGVDKAVFPGIQGGPLMHIIAAKAVAFKEAQSEAFKKDQEQTIKNAKALCAALQERGFDIVSEGTDNHLMLLNLNKYDITGKDAEVVMSKAGIVINKNTIPFETRGPFITSGLRAGTPASTTRGMKEPEMVEIADFFETILNNKDDDKVLEAVNADAQELCSRFPIYEHLK; encoded by the coding sequence ATGTCTTATATCTCAGATATCGACCCAGAAATTGCCAATGCATTGGAATTGGAGGCAAATCGCCAGGATTACAAGCTGAACCTTATTGCTTCAGAGAACTACACAAGCCGTGCGGTCATGGAAGCACAGGGTTGCATTATGACCAACAAGTACGCAGAAGGTTATTCCGGAAAGCGTTATTATGGTGGTTGTGAATTTGTTGATATTGCAGAGACCCTTGCTATCGAGAGAGCAAAGGAGATCTTTAATGCAGAACATGTGAACGTCCAGCCACATTCCGGCTCAGGCGCAAATATGGCAGTTTACTTCTCAGTGCTTAAGCCAGGCGACAAGATCATGTCAATGGACCTTTCCCATGGGGGTCACCTCTCCCACGGAAGTCCTGTAAGCTTCTCCGGCCAGCTCTACAACATCGTACCATATGGTGTTTCCAAAGAGAACGAGATGCTTGACTACGATGCACTCATGGAGATGGCAAAGGAAGAGAAGCCACAGATGATCGTTGTAGGAGCTTCCGCATACTCCAGGACCATTGATTTCAAGCGCTTCAGGGAAATTGCAGATGCTGTCGGGGCATACCTGCTTGCAGATGTTGCACACATCGCAGGTCTGATCGCTGCCGGTGTTCACCCAAACCCATTCCCACATGCTGACTTTGTGACCACTACCACACACAAGACCCTCCGTGGTCCAAGGGGTGGAATGGTAATGTGCAAGGAAGAGTATGCAAAAGGGGTCGATAAGGCAGTTTTCCCGGGAATCCAGGGCGGCCCTCTTATGCACATCATCGCTGCAAAGGCAGTTGCATTCAAGGAAGCACAGAGCGAGGCTTTCAAGAAGGACCAGGAACAGACCATAAAGAATGCAAAGGCACTTTGTGCAGCACTTCAGGAGAGAGGCTTTGATATCGTGTCTGAAGGTACTGACAACCACCTTATGCTCCTCAACCTCAACAAGTACGACATCACCGGAAAGGATGCAGAGGTCGTCATGAGCAAGGCAGGTATCGTGATCAACAAGAACACCATCCCATTCGAGACCAGAGGTCCATTCATCACCAGCGGACTGAGGGCAGGAACACCTGCTTCAACAACCCGTGGAATGAAGGAGCCTGAGATGGTAGAGATCGCTGATTTCTTCGAGACCATCCTCAACAACAAGGATGACGACAAGGTTCTTGAAGCAGTCAATGCGGATGCACAGGAACTCTGCAGCCGTTTCCCAATCTACGAGCACTTGAAATAA
- a CDS encoding bifunctional methylenetetrahydrofolate dehydrogenase/methenyltetrahydrofolate cyclohydrolase, with amino-acid sequence MSDEDQNKIIDGRAVAKKVEAEVKEGVEKLKSEKGITPGLATILVGDDPASKMYVRLKHKACDRVGVYAEDHPLPESTTQEELLDLISKLNSREDIHGILLQLPLPAHLNEQEAMNAIDPAKDADGFHPFNMGQLLIGIEELVPCTPKGVIRALEEYNIDIQGKHAVIVGHSNVVGKPMAAMLVNRNATVSVCHVFTEDTSKFTKEADILVVATGVKHLIKEDMVKEGAVIFDVGITEENGKVYGDVDFENVIKKAALVTPVPGGVGPVTISILMQHVLMAAQKTA; translated from the coding sequence ATGTCTGACGAGGACCAGAACAAGATCATTGATGGAAGAGCTGTTGCAAAGAAAGTGGAAGCTGAAGTTAAGGAAGGAGTTGAGAAGCTCAAGAGTGAAAAAGGAATCACTCCCGGACTGGCTACCATTCTTGTAGGCGATGACCCTGCATCAAAGATGTATGTGAGGTTAAAACACAAAGCATGTGACCGTGTAGGCGTTTATGCAGAGGATCACCCGCTTCCTGAGTCCACGACCCAGGAAGAACTTCTTGACCTTATTAGCAAACTGAACTCAAGGGAAGATATCCATGGTATTCTCCTGCAGCTTCCGCTTCCCGCACATCTCAATGAGCAGGAAGCAATGAATGCCATAGATCCTGCAAAGGATGCGGACGGTTTCCACCCCTTCAACATGGGCCAGCTTCTCATCGGTATCGAGGAACTTGTACCATGCACCCCAAAGGGTGTAATCCGTGCACTTGAGGAATACAACATTGACATACAGGGTAAACATGCGGTGATCGTAGGTCACAGCAATGTGGTCGGAAAACCCATGGCTGCAATGCTTGTGAACAGGAACGCCACTGTTTCCGTGTGCCATGTGTTCACCGAGGACACCTCAAAGTTCACGAAAGAAGCAGACATCCTTGTGGTCGCCACAGGCGTGAAGCATCTCATCAAGGAAGACATGGTGAAGGAAGGCGCTGTGATCTTTGATGTTGGTATCACTGAGGAGAACGGTAAGGTCTACGGAGACGTTGACTTTGAGAACGTCATCAAGAAAGCTGCCCTGGTAACCCCGGTTCCAGGCGGAGTTGGTCCTGTGACCATTTCCATACTCATGCAGCATGTCCTGATGGCAGCACAGAAGACTGCTTAA
- the folP gene encoding dihydropteroate synthase, translated as MVVDVDICGLKVGDEHPVRLMGVINLSRESFYKGSVVDADSVLDVAYKMVNDGATIIDLGARSTWPLADPITKQEECDRLLPALELLKDNLDAVISVDTVFSDIAEKALEKGADVVNDVAGFATDGGMLDVVADHGCPAVVMAAGKLPGDPLGMDAIMRSLDDILVRSEERGIDTDQLILDPAIGKWVPEKLPMYDLETIDQFERLKVFEKPLLAAISRKSFIGDLLNKPATERLYGSLAAAAIVVQKGAHIIRTHDVAETLDVVQIAGAIRSRQPMVEENGFEVSVLDIANPDDAALAMRNIGVTGTGSTIMKGKTVNRVLKISNITTTEALIIKQEILARGGDAALERDAVSHETEKTDVIVMGTLLQVRKLADKLECQARNLPLISKMIKDALKQESDIEYSYMNKI; from the coding sequence ATGGTTGTTGACGTTGACATATGTGGCCTGAAAGTAGGTGATGAGCACCCCGTACGCTTAATGGGTGTTATAAACTTAAGCCGTGAATCTTTTTACAAGGGGTCTGTGGTAGACGCAGATTCCGTTCTTGATGTTGCTTATAAGATGGTCAACGATGGGGCTACCATCATTGACCTCGGTGCAAGGTCCACCTGGCCGCTGGCCGATCCCATCACAAAACAGGAAGAATGCGACCGTCTTTTACCTGCGCTTGAGCTACTGAAGGACAATTTGGATGCTGTGATCTCAGTGGACACTGTGTTCTCGGACATTGCGGAGAAGGCGCTGGAAAAAGGTGCTGACGTCGTCAATGACGTTGCAGGGTTTGCAACAGACGGCGGAATGCTGGATGTGGTTGCAGACCACGGCTGCCCGGCTGTTGTCATGGCAGCTGGAAAGCTTCCTGGTGATCCGCTGGGAATGGATGCCATCATGCGTTCCCTTGACGACATCCTTGTACGCTCCGAGGAACGTGGAATTGATACTGACCAGCTTATCCTGGACCCTGCCATCGGCAAATGGGTGCCTGAAAAACTTCCGATGTACGACCTTGAGACCATCGACCAGTTTGAGCGTCTGAAAGTGTTCGAAAAACCACTTCTTGCAGCCATCTCCCGCAAATCGTTCATCGGGGACCTGCTCAACAAACCTGCAACCGAGCGCCTTTACGGCAGTCTGGCAGCAGCAGCTATCGTTGTCCAGAAGGGTGCACATATCATCCGAACCCACGACGTGGCAGAGACTCTGGACGTTGTGCAGATCGCAGGGGCCATACGCAGCAGGCAGCCGATGGTTGAAGAGAACGGCTTCGAGGTCAGTGTGCTGGACATAGCAAATCCTGATGATGCGGCTCTTGCAATGCGGAATATTGGTGTGACAGGCACTGGTTCCACCATCATGAAAGGCAAGACCGTGAACCGTGTGCTGAAGATCAGCAACATAACCACAACTGAGGCCCTGATCATCAAGCAGGAGATCCTGGCACGCGGCGGTGATGCAGCGCTTGAACGTGATGCTGTTTCCCATGAGACCGAGAAGACCGATGTCATTGTAATGGGCACATTGCTCCAGGTCAGGAAACTTGCCGATAAGCTCGAATGCCAGGCAAGGAACCTTCCGCTGATATCAAAGATGATCAAAGACGCACTGAAACAGGAATCTGACATTGAATACTCCTATATGAACAAGATATGA
- a CDS encoding S1 family peptidase produces the protein MKSMLKISLGIMIISILLTGFAWAVSSDSIQDESFEEYYYFPDYGSSTFDSLKEDSKLIESRGTVPVITEDKEKMEWLDTIWECINNSGKELHPYMKENGGPLIGFGVDYGGYIFVEFDEEIKDVDKYTIDKFYNIINANAKKVEIFDVPVVFTKGEKVYLDSRTSIWNNLIGGIQIVRSTGTPSTLSFAAEDSSGTKGFVISGHAAFNAGGVGASIYQPTTATKVGEVNYLTGHFADAAWVEASNVEDNIYYTDVDDVRDVRSYYDPSLGSKVYKSGIATGLTSGYVNKRYFSVTHPNFGTLYDQFRADYDSAGGDSGAPIFSKYGDQVIIHGVHWGSTDTNTYFSPISGVELDLDVTPLTS, from the coding sequence ATGAAAAGTATGCTAAAGATAAGCCTGGGCATAATGATTATAAGCATTTTGCTCACTGGGTTCGCATGGGCAGTATCATCCGATTCCATCCAAGATGAATCTTTTGAAGAATATTATTATTTCCCGGATTATGGGTCAAGTACATTTGATTCCCTAAAAGAAGATTCAAAGTTGATCGAATCTCGAGGAACCGTACCTGTAATTACAGAAGATAAAGAAAAGATGGAATGGTTAGATACAATTTGGGAGTGCATTAACAATTCGGGAAAAGAGCTTCATCCCTACATGAAAGAAAATGGGGGACCATTGATCGGCTTCGGTGTTGACTATGGCGGATATATATTTGTTGAGTTTGATGAAGAAATAAAAGATGTTGATAAATATACGATTGACAAATTCTACAACATAATAAATGCAAATGCAAAAAAAGTAGAAATATTTGATGTTCCAGTAGTTTTCACAAAAGGAGAAAAAGTGTATCTTGACTCACGCACTTCTATATGGAATAACCTAATTGGTGGTATACAGATAGTAAGATCAACTGGTACGCCCTCAACGCTCTCATTTGCTGCAGAAGACAGTAGTGGTACAAAAGGATTTGTAATTTCCGGACATGCAGCATTTAATGCAGGTGGTGTTGGTGCAAGCATTTATCAACCTACCACTGCAACAAAAGTAGGTGAAGTCAATTATCTCACAGGTCATTTTGCAGATGCTGCATGGGTGGAAGCAAGTAATGTCGAAGATAACATTTATTATACCGACGTGGATGATGTTAGAGATGTACGCTCATATTATGATCCTTCCTTAGGGTCCAAAGTTTACAAGTCAGGAATAGCCACTGGTCTGACATCCGGTTATGTTAATAAGAGATATTTTAGTGTAACCCATCCCAATTTTGGAACTCTTTATGACCAATTCCGTGCAGATTATGATTCAGCTGGCGGCGATAGCGGTGCCCCTATATTTTCGAAGTATGGGGATCAGGTAATAATTCATGGTGTACACTGGGGCAGCACTGACACAAACACCTATTTCTCACCAATTAGTGGTGTTGAGTTGGATTTAGATGTAACTCCTTTGACTAGCTGA
- a CDS encoding winged helix-turn-helix transcriptional regulator produces MKKLWASLLLTILVCIPTLVSASEYEIVPHTGPERGMYPGGGFDRTLSFWELPFKLQLIYISGLLATSVTLYKFLPLLLGRVRQNCKNQNRDEILEFITANPGTTKSEIERQLKLNRGTIRYHLKMLQIYNKVKCVRKGRLVMVFKNSYKHTDSEQKIEFFLRNDTKKCILISILREPGITNWDLTQKFCLDKSTVHWHISDMNNEGLVDIKNDGKYKRCFINPTIKTDMERLISESESGISAS; encoded by the coding sequence ATGAAGAAATTGTGGGCTTCACTCTTATTGACCATACTCGTTTGCATTCCCACTTTGGTCAGTGCGAGCGAGTATGAAATAGTCCCACACACCGGTCCTGAAAGGGGAATGTATCCTGGCGGTGGTTTTGACCGCACGTTATCCTTTTGGGAACTTCCATTTAAGCTTCAACTCATATACATCTCAGGACTGCTGGCGACTTCCGTAACTCTTTACAAGTTTCTGCCTTTATTGCTCGGAAGAGTAAGACAAAACTGCAAAAATCAAAATCGGGATGAAATTCTCGAATTTATAACAGCTAATCCCGGAACTACAAAATCCGAAATTGAAAGACAACTCAAATTGAACAGAGGTACTATCAGATACCATTTGAAAATGCTTCAGATTTACAACAAAGTAAAATGTGTAAGGAAAGGAAGATTGGTAATGGTTTTTAAGAATTCTTATAAACACACCGACTCAGAACAAAAAATTGAATTCTTCCTTCGAAATGACACAAAAAAATGCATTTTGATTTCCATTCTTCGTGAACCGGGAATAACAAATTGGGACCTAACTCAGAAATTTTGTCTGGACAAAAGTACAGTGCACTGGCATATTAGTGACATGAACAATGAAGGACTTGTAGATATTAAAAACGATGGGAAATACAAAAGATGCTTTATTAATCCGACAATAAAGACAGATATGGAAAGACTAATATCAGAATCAGAATCTGGCATTTCAGCTAGTTGA